The region GGTGCCCCGGCTGCTGGAGGCGATGCGCGAGGCCGAGGAGTTCTTCTTCGACTCCTCCGGCCAGGTGGTGATGGACTCCTGGTCGACCGGCCGGGTCGCGCTCGTGGGCGACGCCGCCCACTGCGCCGCCCCCACCTCCGGGCGCGGCACCTCCCAGGCGTTGATCGGCGCGTACGTGCTGGCGGGCGAGCTGGCCGAGGCGCCTGACCACACCACCGCCTTCGCCGCGTACGAGCGCCAGCTGCGCGACTACGTCGAGCGCAACCAGCGGCACGGCCGGACCGCGGCCCGCTGGTTCCTCCAGCCGCCCACCGAGCCGCCGGTGGAGGTGGCCGAGGACGTGGTGGCGCTCAAGCAGTACGCATGAGCCCGGCGGCGGCCCGGTCGCGGGCCAGTGGCGGTACGGCGGCGGTACGGTGGCGGGCCGCTCACCGGGCACCGCGTCAGCTGAGGCGGGCCAGCTCCTCCTCGCTGAGTTCCAGGTCGGCGGCCGCGGCCGAGTCGATGATGGTCTCCGGGCGGCTGGCGCCGGGGATGGGGATCACCACGGGGCTGCGGGCCAGCTCCCAGGCGAGGCAGACCTGCTGGGGGGAGACGCCGCGCGCCGCGGCGATCTCGGCGAAGGCGGCGTTCTGCCCGCTCAGCTCTCCGGTGCGGCCGATGCCTCCCAGAGGAGACCAGGGCAGGAAGGCGAGGCCGAGCTCGGCGCAGACGTCGATCTCGGGCTCGCTGGAGCGGAAGCGCGGCGAGTACTCGTTCTGGACGCTCACCAGGGCGCTGCCGAGGATGCTGTGGGCGAGCCGGATCTGCGCCGGGTCGGCGTTCGAGATGCCGGCCATCTGGATCTTGCCGGCGTCGTGCAGCTCCTTGAGCGCGCCCATGGTCTCCTCGTACGGCACCGCCGGGTCGGGCCGGTGGTGCTGGTAGAGGCCGATGCTGTCCACGCCGAGGGCCTTCAGTGAGCGGTCGCAGGCCTCCTTGAGGTGCGACGGGCGGCCGTTGACGGACCAGCCGCCGCCGGACGTGCGGGTGTGTCCGCCCTTGGTCGCGACGAGCACGGTGTCGGCGTCTCCGCCCCACAGCGACAGGGCCCGGGCCACCAGGCGCTCGTTGTGGCCGATGTCGTCGTGCGAGGGGGTGTAGGCGTCGGCTGTGTCGATCAGGGTGATGCCGGCGTCCAGGGCCGCGAGAATCGTACGGATCGACTGGTCCTCGTCGGGCATGTGCCCGGCCACCGACATGGGCATGGCACCGAGCCCGATGACTCCGACCTGGCGGTTTCCGATGGTGCGCGTTCTCATGGCTTTGTGCATGAGAACACCCTGCCCGCTGGAGCGCACTCCAGGTCAACCTTGGGCAAGTCAGGCAAAGAACCGCGTCAGATGCTTGACGACCGTTTCCGGTTGTTCTTCGGGGATGTAGTGGCCGCTGCCCGGCACCTCGACCACCTCGACGTCGGTCCCCTTGTCCGCGAGCACGTGCCGCAGCAGCCGATAGCCGCCCTCGCCGCCGCCCAGGGCCAGGATCGGCGCCGTCACCGGGCCGTACGTCTTCTCGTCGGCGATGTCCTGCCCGAAGGCCCGGTACCAGGCGTTGCCGGCCCGGACCGCGTCCGGGGTGGAGTAGGCGTGGGCGTAGATGTTCCGGTCGCGGTCGCCGATGGCGGTGGGATCTTCGATCAGGTAGTCGCACATCCAGTCGACCAGCAGGCGTGACCGGCCGGCGAGCAGGCGTTCGGGCAGGCCGGGGACCTGGTTGAACGCGAACCACCACAGGAAACGCCCGGGACCCGCGTGGATGTCGCCGTCGATCTGCTGGCGCCCGGGCCGCGGCAGCAGGGAGTAGTCGTAGAAACGGTCATCGGGGTGCGCGATGTCCAGCAGCGCGATCCGCCGCGTGCTCTCCGGGTGGTTGGCCGCGAAGGCGTAGGCGACCATCCCGCCGATGTCGTGCCCGGCGATGTCGACCGCGTCGTGACCGAGATGACGCGTCAGCGCGTGGATGTCGCCCGCCATGGTCTTCTTGTCATAGCCGGAGGCGGGCTTGTCCGAGCCGCCCATCCCCCGCAGGTCGACGGCGATCACGCGATGGCGCTCGGCCAGCGGCGGCATGATCTTGTGGAACTCCCACCAGGTCTGCGGCCACCCGCCCAGCAGGACCAGCGGCTCGCCTCGGCCGCCGATCACGTAGCGCAGGCGGACTCCGTTGACGTCGGCATGCCTGCTGACGAACCCGCCCTCCAGCGAACGCGCCAGTTCCGCGTCGGATGGTGCTTGCGCCATGAGATCTCCAATGTGGACGTACTACTGGGGGAGGCCGAACCTCTTGGCGAACGCGGTCAGTTCCTCGCGCTGCTCTTCCGGTTCGGTGGCGGCGGTGCTGACGACGATGCGGGTGACCCCTTGGGCGGCGAGCTCCTCGACCCGTTCGACGGGCATGTCGATCGAGCCCATGCGGGTGTACTCCAGCGCGTCCGGGTCACGGCCGACCTCGGCGGCGCTGGAGCGCGCGAGCTCCCACTGGACGGCCCGCTCCCGCGCGTCCAGCGCCCCGCCGGGGAAGTAGCCGTCGCCGCGCCGCCCCGCCCGGCGCGCGGCCGCCCGGCTCGACCCCCCGATGTGCACGGGCAGCTGGACGGCCTGGTGGGGCTTGGGGAAGCTGACCAGGTTCTCGAAGGAGAAGAACTCGCCGGCGAAGCTGACGCCGTCCTCGCCGCCGGCCCACAGCAGGCGCAGCACGTCGATCGCCTCGTCGGCGCGGCGGCCGCGGGTGGCGTACTCCACCCCCACCGCCCGGGCCTCACCCGGGAGCGCGCCCAGTCCCGTGGTCAGCAGCCGCATCCTGCCCTTGGACAGCACGTCGACGGTGGCCAGACGCTTGGCGAGGATCACCGGATGGTGGTACGGCAGCAGCAGCACGCCGGTGCCGAGCAGGATCCGTTCCGTGGCCGCGGCGACGAAGCTCAGGCAGTCGAGCGGATCGAGGTAGGGCAGCGTGGGCGGCAGCTCGTACGGCCCCACCGCGGCGCCGGGGTACAGCACGATGTGCTCGGGCAGGTAGAGCGATTCGAAGCCGCACTCCTCCGCGTTCCGGGCGAAGGCCACGATCTTGTCCGGATCGACCCCTTGATAGGGCGTGCTGTAGCTGACGCCGAACTTCATCGTCTGTTCCTTCTGCTCGTTCCGAGGGACGGAGCGGATCGTAGAACCCTGACACTGACGTCAGGGCAACTCCACCTTCCTTGACCTGCTCCTCGCCCTGAAGGGACGGGGATTCCCGTGCCGCTATGCGGCAGCTCGTGCCGCTTGCGCGGCCCGTGCTGTGGAACGGGGTGCTTGACGTTTCGCGGACCCGGGTGGGTCTCCACGCCCTGAGACGACCAGCCCGGCCGCCTGTCCTTTGCTCTTGATGTTCCTGGCCCCGACGATGTCGGCGTGCCCGGTGTGCCCGCAAGAAGTGCAGGAGAAGATCGCTTGGCTCTTGCGGCTCTTCTCGTCCACCTTCCCGCACGCAGGTTCCGGGCACGTCTGGGACGTGTACGCGGGGTCGATCTTATGGATGACGCTGCCGGTGTAGCGCGCCTTGGCGCGCAGAGCGACTTCCAGGCCGTACCAGCCCTTGTCGAGAATCGCCTTGTTGAGCCCGGATTTCGCGGCCGCGCCGTTGCACAGGAACCTGCCCGGTCGGCCGGGGTCGGGCTTGGGCTTGACGGCCGCGCTCATGCCCCTGGTGTTCGGTGCCGCCTTTGCCGCCTGGTAATACCACTGGATCAGCGCGGATGCCGAATGCTGCAAGTACCGCTTCTGGGGGACGCGAAACCGAAGGTGTCACGCCCAAGATCGTAGAGTCCTTGGATGACGGGTTCGTGGAGCAAGGGCAGCGAGCATTCCTTCTGGCACTTGGCTCGCGTCGTGAAGGCTCCCGAACGCTGGCTGGAACGGCAGGTGTGTCGGCGAAGCTCTGTCAATGGTGGTCCTCGTACTCGGTGCTGATTCGTCCGGCGTCGCGACGGAAGTCAGGCATGCCGAGGCTGACGCCGCAGACGCCGAGGGCGACCTTTCGCATTTCGAAGTTTCTCTGCACTGTGCAAGTCGGCTGCCGTGAGATCTCTCGTTTCGAGAGCGAGGGCGCGGGTGACGTGCAACCGTTGCCTGATCGGCTGGCGGCAGCGGTCCTGGCCGCCTCCGTCCGCATAGCGCTGCGATTCCTCACAGTTTCTCAACTGATCATGTCCCGTGCTGGTCAAGAAGGCCGTTCCATACGACGATCGCTGCATGTCGTCCCGTTCGTCTGCCGCGCTGGCGGGCTTAGCCTTGGCCGTCCTGGCCGCCGGATGCGCGGATCCGGCCGCCGACCGGGTGTCGCTCGTCAGCGCGGCTCAGCCCCCGGCGTCCCCGCCACTTCCGTCGCTCACGGCGGTCTCGCCGCAGCCCTCGCCCGTGGTGTCCTCAGGGCCGGTACGGCACCCGTTCCCACTGGCGACCTCCTTGGCCGAGCCCATGGCGACCGGAACACCCCTGGCTGCGACGGGCTCGCCGCGGTTCTTCCTCTCCGCTCGCGCTCCGCTCGCCCACTTCCCCGGCAAGTCCAAGACCGCTGTCTTCACCCCGGTGCCGCCCGCCGTGCACAACGCCGAGACCGGGTCGTTCATCGCGAACATCCCGCTGCCGCCCGGCGTCGAAAGTTCCTGGCACCTCGTGGCCGCTGCCCGGGACAACCGCACGTTCGCCATCGCCGGCTGGACCGAGCCGAAGAATCCAGACATTCGCTTCTTCCTGGTACGCCTCGGCGAGGACGGGCAGCCCGGGAAGCCGGTGGTCGTCACGCAGACCGACCCCGACGACCTGACGCTCGTCTACGACCTCGCCCTCAGCGCAGACGGCACCCGGCTGGCCTACTCCACGCCGCTCATCGGAGGCGGCGCCAAGATCTCCGTGCTCGACGTCACCACCGGCCGACGCCGGGACTGGAAGACGTTGACACACTCGATGGTGCGCGGACTGTCCTGGGCCCCGGACGGCCGCTCGCTCGCCTATGTGCTGGGTGGCCGGGCCATCGCCTTGCTCGACCTCGCCCGGCTGGGCACCGATCCGGAAGGTGCCGCGTCCCGGATCATCAAGAACGCCACGGGCGCCATGCCGTTCGAGTCGTTGGCCCACACCCCTGACGGCAGCGCGCTGATCTACGCATCTGGGCACACCGTCGAACGTGTCCCCCTGGCGGGCGGGCCGACGCAGGTCCTGGCCCGGCCGGAGCTACCGCCCGACGCCTCGCTGAGCCTGCGCTTCAGCGTCGACGGGACCGGCGAACACCTCCTGTATGTGCATAAGTGGCGCGCCTACCGGGTTGCCCTCGCCGACGGCGCGGTCACCTCGGTGCCGATCACAGTCGACGAGCGTCCAGGTGAGGGCGGCTCGCCGCGTGCAGCCTGGTGATCAGGGGCTAAAGCGGTCGCCCGGCTCCGCGAGTTCAGCGCGGTGCCGTATTGATCACCCATCACGTCTGCGTTCCGGATGTGCGCACGCCTGGCATTCCCAGGTTCGTCGGGGCGACTCTGGCGAGTCGTCGGGTCCGGCCTCGTTTCTGGCGCAGGAAGGTGAGGGTGAGGTCGATGCCACTAGGCCGTGTTTCGAAAGATCACGTGTGTGAGGCGTGTCGGTGATCGTTGAACGAAGAGGTCTCCGGTAGGTGGTTCAACGACCAAGAAGAACGAAATACCGGAGACCTCGTGACCAGCGTAGTGGTGACGAGGCGGCACGACCTCACTGATGCGCAGTGGGCGGCGCTGGAGCCGCATCTGCCTGCCGCATCGGGCAAGGGGCGTCCGCCGAAGTGGAGCAAGCGTCAGTTGATCGACGGGATCCGGTGGCGGATCCGGACCGGGGCGCCGTGGCGGGACGTTCCTGCCTGCTACGGCCACTGGTTCACCGTGTATGGCTTGTTCCGGCGCTGGCAGCGGGAGGGGATCTGGGCGCGGATCCTGGCGGCCTTGCAGGCGTGTGCGGACGCCGCCGGGAAGATCGATTGGACGGTGAGCGTGGACTCCACCATCACCCGGGCTCACCAGCACGCGGCCGGAGCACGCCGGGACGGTCACCTGCAAAAGGAACCACCCGGCGGGGTGCACAGCGAGCCGGCCGATCATGGCCTGGGGCGCTCGCGCGGCGGGCTGACCACCAAGACCCATCTGGCTTGCGAGCAGGGCCGCAAGCTGCTGGCTGCGGTGGTGACCGCCGGGCAGCGGGGCGACAGCCCGCAGTTCATACCGGTGCTCGGCAAGATCCGGGTGGCCCGCCTCGGCGGTGGCCGTCCCAGGACCCGCCCGGACCGGGTCCTGGCCGACAAGGCCTACACCAGCAAGGCCAACCGGACTCATCTGCGCCGGCGTGGGATCAAGGCGTGCATTCCGAGCAAGGCCGACCAGGACGCTCACCGGCGAGCCAAGGGATCGAAGGGAGGTCGCCCGCCCGCCTTCGACCCCGCGTTCTACCGGCTGCGTCACGCTGTGGAGTGCGGCATCAACCTGCTCAAAGGCAACCGCGGCATGGCGACCCGTTACGACAAGCTCGCCGTACGCTACGAAGCCGTCGTCATCATCGCTGCGATCAACCAGTGGCTCAATGCCTTATGAAACACGACCTAGTGCCGGTTCACGCATACGTTCGCCAGGTTGTTGACCGCGCTACTCGTTCTACGTCTTCAGTGCCGAATGTCCTGGCTAGAGAGCTACTTCTGGCGCAGGCTCTCGATTTCGGCGGCCAATATGGCCATGTCGCGCACATGGCCGTAGTACTTGGTTGCATAGTCGTCGTCGATCGTCGGGAGGATCTCCTCGAATACCGACGTCAGCCGCGTCAGGCCAGAGCGGTGTTGTTCGCTGAGCGGACCTTTAAGGACGCCGCTGGCGAAGCCGTAGGTGGCTCTGTAGGTGAATCAGGGAGCCAGATGTCGGTCAGTGGCTCTGTGCTGCCCGAGGGGGCCAGGGTCGTGTTAGTGAATTCGGGAGCCACCTGAGGGTTAACGGTGGGAGCATCGGTGCGTTACTCCGTGTGAGGAGACGCTGGTGATGTACCCGAAGTCCAGGGCTGAGGTTTTCGCGGCGATTCGCCGGGATTCCCGGGATGGCCTCTCGGGTCGCCAGATCGCGATGAAGTACCGGGTGAGCCGGAACACGGTGGCTGCGGCCTTGCGACAGCCATGGCCGGAACCGAGGAAACAGATGGCTCCGCGGGCGAGTCGGCTGGATGCGTTCAAACAGCTGATCGACGACATGCTGCGGGCGGATCTGGACGCTCCGCGTAAGCAGCGGCACACAGCCAAACGGATCTTCACGCGTCTGGTGGATGAGCACCAGGCGGCCGAGGTGTCGTATCAGATGGTCCGCGCCTATTTCGCCAAGCGGCGGGGCGAGATCCGGATGGAGGCGGGCCGCGATCCGCCGGAGGCGTTCGTCCCGCAGTCGCATCTGCCGGGAGTGGAAGCAGAGGTCGACTTCGGAGATGTGACCGTCCGGATCGCGGGCGAGCAGGTCAGGTGCTTTCTGTTCTCGTTCCGGTTGTCGTACTCGGGCAAGGCGGTCCATCGGGTGCTCGCCACCGGTGGCCAGGAGGCGTTCTTCGAGGGACACGTTCACGCTTTCACGGTGCTGGGCGGAGTTCCGACAGGCAAGGTCCGCTACGACAACCTCAAGGCCGCGGTCTCCAAGGTGCTGGGCTTCTCCCGAGCGCGCACCGAGTCCGCACGCTGGACGGCGTTCCGCTCGCACTACGGGATCGAGGCGTTCTACTGCCAGCCGGGTATCAAGGGCGCCCACGAGAAGGGCGGCGTCGAGGGCGACATCGGTTGGTTTCGGCGCAACCATCTGGTGCCGGTTCCCGAGGTTGCCTCGCTGGACGAGCTGAACGAGTTGATCGACCTCTGGGACGCCCAGGATGAAGGCCGGCGGATCGGCGCACGAGCCAGGACGGTCGGGGAGTATTTCGCGATCGAGCAGCCCAAGCTGCGGCCGGTTCCGGACGAACCGTTCGAGACTGGGCTGCTCTTGCCGGTCCGGGTTGATCGCTACAGCCAGGTCACCGTCCGGACGAACCGGTACTCGGTTCCGGCGCGGTTCATCGGCCGCCAGCTCCGGGTGATGCTGCATGCCTCCCACCTGATCGTCTATGACGGGCAACAGGTCGTCGCCGAGCATGAGCGGTTGTTCGCCAAGGGCGGTCGCCGCCTGGAGCTCGACCACTATCTGGAGGTTCTGGTCCGCAAACCGGGCGCGCTGCCTGGCGCGACCGCGCTGGAGCAGGCCCGCGCGGCGGGCAAGTTCACCCCTGTCCACGACGCGTGGTGGGCGGCGGCCTGCAAGGCCCACGGGGACCGCGACGGGACACGCGCGCTGATCGAGGTACTGCTGCTGGCCCGGCACATCTCGATAGAGCATCTGGTCACCGGTCTGGCGGCGGCGTTGCGGGCCGGTGCTCATACCGCGGACGCGGTCGCCCTGGAGGCCCGCAAGGCAGCCGAGGAAGACCAGCAGCCACCGCCTCCCGCGCCCGCCGACGACGCCGGCGCGACGGTGACGTTCTTGACCGAACGGCGCCTGGCCCAGCTTCCCCGCGATACCAGACCGCTGCCCTCAGTGGCGGTCTATGACCAGCTGCTCAAACGCGCTCAGCCGACCGGCGAGCGTCCTGCCAGGAGGACCACCATGCCCCCGCCCCACCGCGGCATGACCGAGCAAGCCGCCCAGGCGTCCATCGACCAGGCCTGCCGGATGCTGCGCCTGCCCAGCATCCGCGCCCAGTTCCCCGAGTTGGCTGAAAGTGCTGCCCGCGACCAGATGTCCTACCTGGGCTTCCTGGCCGAACTGCTGATGGCCGAGTGCGATGACCGCGCCCGCCGCCGCTCCGAACGGCGCATCAAGGCCGCCCAGTTCCCCCGCGACAAGTCCCTGCGCGCCTTCGACTTCGATGCCAACCCCAACATCGACCCCGCCACCATTCACACCCTCGCCACTTGCGAGTGGGTCAAGAAAGGCCAGCCGCTCTGCCTCATCGGCGACTCCGGCACCGGCAAGTCCCACCTGCTCATCGCCCTCGGCACCGAAGCCGCGATGAAGGGCTACCGGGTCCGCTACACCCTCGCCACGAAACTCGTGAACGAACTGGTCGAGGCCGCCGACGACAAGATCTTGGCCAAGACCGTTGCCCGCTACGGACGCGTTGACCTGCTCTGCATCGACGAACTCGGCTACATGGAGCTCGACCGGCACGGCGCTGAACTCCTCTTCCAGGTCCTCACCGAACGCGAGGAGAAGAACAGCGTCGCCATCGCCTCCAACGAGTCGTTCTCAGGCTGGACCCGCACCTTCACCGACCCGCGCCTCTGCGCCGCGATCGTCGACCGCCTCACCTTCGCCGGCAACATCATCGAGACCGGCACGGACTCCTACCGTCTCGCCCAAACCCGAGCCAGAGCCGAACGAGCCAGCTGACCCAGCTCACTCAGCGTCACCAGAGCTATGCCCCGCCCGCCGGAGCATGGCTCTCATTTTCACCGACACTCCAGGCCCAGTTGATCACCAAGGTCCACCTACATAGCCACTCGCCGGCAACCGGTTCGTCGACCCGAGAGGAGCCGTCCTTTCATGCCCCCGGAGGGACGGGACAGGGCGAACGTTGCCTGATTCGGCACTAGACCTGGGTGGCCAGTGGCAGGCGAGCACGCAGTTCGGTCATGCCGGGGCCCGACAGGCGTGTCAGGGCGGCACTTCGTCCATTCAGCAACAGGAGGATCGCCGCGATGGAACCCTCAACTCTCTGTCCTTGTCCCACGGACCAGGCATAGTCGGTGGCCGCGAACTCGAGTCCGTTCAACTCCTGACGGGCATGAAAGGACCATCCCATGGTGAAGGGCCATCTCATGGTCCAGATCCGGGTTGCGGAGAAAGCCGCGGCCCGCACCGGCATTGGGCGATCTCGTCCGAGAGGGATGGCAATGTCCTGCCCGTGGACGAGGATGTCCAGGAGCGGCTGCCCGCCGGGCGCCTTCCTGCGGGAGCCCACCATGCCCCGCAACAGGGCACTGATCTGGTGCACGGGCAACTCGGCTTGCCGTACGGCGGTGTCGTGAAGCATGCGGTTGATATCTCCGCGGACCTTCAGCAGCTCACGCGCCGCCTGCCCGACACCCATATGGGCAAGGGTCAGGTGGGCGGCGACGTCGCGCACCCGCCAGCCCGAGCACAGGGATGCGACCTCCCATTCCTGGTCGGAGAGGTCGTCAAGAAGGTCCGCGAGAGTGGACCGCTCGTGATCGATCGCCAGCCATATCTCATCCCGGTTCATCTCGGCCTCCTGCCGACGCACCCGAAAACTCAGTGCGGTTATTCAACTCCTTTGGTATGCCGCTTCTGCCTTCGGGGTTCCGGCAGCAATCGCGGAAAATCCAACGAACCTTCTCTAACCTGGCTCTTCACACAAGGCGCGGTCAGCGCGCCCCGCTTCACCGACCCGCGCCTCTGCTCCGCGATCGTCGACCGCCTCACCTTCGCCGGCAACATCATCGAGACCGGCACGGACTCCTACCGTCTCGCCCAAACCCGAGCCAGAGCCGAACAAGCCAGCTGACCCAACTCACTCAGCGTCACCAGAGCCATGCCCCGCCCGCCGGAGCATGGCTCTCATTTTCACCGACACTCCAGGCCCAGTTGATCACCAAGTGGCTCTCAAACTGACCGACATCTGGCTCTCGGATCCACCTACATAGCCACGTAGGCGTCCGCGTCGGGTCTGTACGGTCACTGGTGTAACTCCTGATCAAGGAGAACGCACCTGATGAGTACTGTGATCCAGGCATCGACGGAGATCGACCTGGAGGACGCCGGCGTGGCCCGCAAGCAGCCCAAGGACATCAAGGCCAAGGAGTCGGACCGGGAGCTGGTGGCCCGGCTGGTCGACCAGGCCCGCGCCGAGGGCGTGGAACTGGTGGGCGAGAACGGGCTGCTCGGCCGGCTGACCAAGCTGGTGCTGGAGTCCGCGCTGGAAGGTGAGATCACCGACCATCTCGGCTACGACAAGCACCAGCGTGGTGCAAGCGAGACAGGCAACAGCCGCAACGGCGCCCGCTCTAAAACGGTCATCACCGATGTCGGGCCGGTCGAGATCACCGTCCCACGCGATCGGGACGGCAGCTTCGAGCCGAAGATCGTGCGCAAGCGGCAGCGCCGCCTGTCCGGCGTCGATGAGATGATCATCTCGCTGGCCGCCAAGGGACTGACCACCGGAGAGATCTCCGCCCATCTGGCCGAGGTCTACGGCGCGCAGGTGTCCAAGCAGACCATCTCCACCATCACCGACAAGGTCTTGGAGGGGATGGCCGAATGGCAGAATCGGCCGCTCGACCCTGTCTACCCGGTGATTTTCATCGACGCCATCCACGTGAAGCTGCGCGAGGGTCAGGTCGCTAACCGCCCCATCTACGTGGCCATGGCGGTCACCATCGATGGCGAGCGGGACATCCTCGGGTTGTGGGCCGGCGACGGCGGCGAGGGCGCCAAGTTCTGGCTGCACGTGCTGACCGAGATCAAGAACCGTGGCGTCGGTGATGCGCTGATGGTGGTCTGCGACGGCTTGAAGGGGCTGCCGCAGGCCATCGAGAGTGTCTGGCCCCAGGCCGTCGTCCAAACGTGTGTCGTCCACTTGTTGCGTGCGAGCTTCCGCTACGCCGCTCGCCAGCATTGGGACGCCATCGCCAAGGCGCTCAAGCCGGTCTACACCGCGCCGACCGAGGCCGCCGCGCTCGAGCGCTTCTTGGAGTTCGCCGAGGCGTGGGGCGGGAAGTATCCGGCGATCGTGAAGTTGTGGGAGGACGCCTGGGCCGAGTTCGTGCCCTTCCTCAACTTCGACACCGAGATCCGCCGGGTCATCTGCTCGACCAACGCCATCGAGTCCGTGAATGCGCGGATCCGGCGGGCGGTCAAGGCGCGCGGGCACTTCCCGAATGAGCAGGCCGCGCTCAAGTGCGTCTACATGGCGATCATGAGCCTGGACCCGACCGGCAAGGGCCGCAAACGCTGGATCACCCGCTGGAAAGCCGCGCTGAACGCCTTCGCCATCACCTTCGAAGGCCGCCTGACCCCGACCACCCGCTAATCAGAAAAGATCGAGATACACCACTGACTGGACACACCCTCCCAGGGGCACGCGGGCATCCCCAAGTGCGGTTCGCGTCATCGGCGTTCGGCTCGACGGCGGGCGATGAACGGTCTGTGTGCCTCGATCGGCTCCGCCGGGTAGACAGCTCACGGCATCGTCGGAGCTTGGGACTGTCTGAATACCTCGCCATGTGAGGACCTGTGTGGCTTGGGGCTGGTGGTCGTGATGGTCACGTGTCGATCCGCAGAGCGGTGATGAGGGCTGTCAGCTTCTCGGCCGTGAACGACCGAGCTTG is a window of Nonomuraea helvata DNA encoding:
- a CDS encoding transposase, with the translated sequence MQHSASALIQWYYQAAKAAPNTRGMSAAVKPKPDPGRPGRFLCNGAAAKSGLNKAILDKGWYGLEVALRAKARYTGSVIHKIDPAYTSQTCPEPACGKVDEKSRKSQAIFSCTSCGHTGHADIVGARNIKSKGQAAGLVVSGRGDPPGSAKRQAPRSTARAAQAARAAA
- a CDS encoding TIGR03619 family F420-dependent LLM class oxidoreductase, whose amino-acid sequence is MKFGVSYSTPYQGVDPDKIVAFARNAEECGFESLYLPEHIVLYPGAAVGPYELPPTLPYLDPLDCLSFVAAATERILLGTGVLLLPYHHPVILAKRLATVDVLSKGRMRLLTTGLGALPGEARAVGVEYATRGRRADEAIDVLRLLWAGGEDGVSFAGEFFSFENLVSFPKPHQAVQLPVHIGGSSRAAARRAGRRGDGYFPGGALDARERAVQWELARSSAAEVGRDPDALEYTRMGSIDMPVERVEELAAQGVTRIVVSTAATEPEEQREELTAFAKRFGLPQ
- a CDS encoding aldo/keto reductase, translating into MRTRTIGNRQVGVIGLGAMPMSVAGHMPDEDQSIRTILAALDAGITLIDTADAYTPSHDDIGHNERLVARALSLWGGDADTVLVATKGGHTRTSGGGWSVNGRPSHLKEACDRSLKALGVDSIGLYQHHRPDPAVPYEETMGALKELHDAGKIQMAGISNADPAQIRLAHSILGSALVSVQNEYSPRFRSSEPEIDVCAELGLAFLPWSPLGGIGRTGELSGQNAAFAEIAAARGVSPQQVCLAWELARSPVVIPIPGASRPETIIDSAAAADLELSEEELARLS
- a CDS encoding IS5 family transposase, which codes for MTRRHDLTDAQWAALEPHLPAASGKGRPPKWSKRQLIDGIRWRIRTGAPWRDVPACYGHWFTVYGLFRRWQREGIWARILAALQACADAAGKIDWTVSVDSTITRAHQHAAGARRDGHLQKEPPGGVHSEPADHGLGRSRGGLTTKTHLACEQGRKLLAAVVTAGQRGDSPQFIPVLGKIRVARLGGGRPRTRPDRVLADKAYTSKANRTHLRRRGIKACIPSKADQDAHRRAKGSKGGRPPAFDPAFYRLRHAVECGINLLKGNRGMATRYDKLAVRYEAVVIIAAINQWLNAL
- a CDS encoding IS256 family transposase; translated protein: MARKQPKDIKAKESDRELVARLVDQARAEGVELVGENGLLGRLTKLVLESALEGEITDHLGYDKHQRGASETGNSRNGARSKTVITDVGPVEITVPRDRDGSFEPKIVRKRQRRLSGVDEMIISLAAKGLTTGEISAHLAEVYGAQVSKQTISTITDKVLEGMAEWQNRPLDPVYPVIFIDAIHVKLREGQVANRPIYVAMAVTIDGERDILGLWAGDGGEGAKFWLHVLTEIKNRGVGDALMVVCDGLKGLPQAIESVWPQAVVQTCVVHLLRASFRYAARQHWDAIAKALKPVYTAPTEAAALERFLEFAEAWGGKYPAIVKLWEDAWAEFVPFLNFDTEIRRVICSTNAIESVNARIRRAVKARGHFPNEQAALKCVYMAIMSLDPTGKGRKRWITRWKAALNAFAITFEGRLTPTTR
- a CDS encoding alpha/beta hydrolase, with the protein product MAQAPSDAELARSLEGGFVSRHADVNGVRLRYVIGGRGEPLVLLGGWPQTWWEFHKIMPPLAERHRVIAVDLRGMGGSDKPASGYDKKTMAGDIHALTRHLGHDAVDIAGHDIGGMVAYAFAANHPESTRRIALLDIAHPDDRFYDYSLLPRPGRQQIDGDIHAGPGRFLWWFAFNQVPGLPERLLAGRSRLLVDWMCDYLIEDPTAIGDRDRNIYAHAYSTPDAVRAGNAWYRAFGQDIADEKTYGPVTAPILALGGGEGGYRLLRHVLADKGTDVEVVEVPGSGHYIPEEQPETVVKHLTRFFA
- a CDS encoding maleylpyruvate isomerase family mycothiol-dependent enzyme — translated: MNRDEIWLAIDHERSTLADLLDDLSDQEWEVASLCSGWRVRDVAAHLTLAHMGVGQAARELLKVRGDINRMLHDTAVRQAELPVHQISALLRGMVGSRRKAPGGQPLLDILVHGQDIAIPLGRDRPMPVRAAAFSATRIWTMRWPFTMGWSFHARQELNGLEFAATDYAWSVGQGQRVEGSIAAILLLLNGRSAALTRLSGPGMTELRARLPLATQV